A genomic stretch from Rhodomicrobium vannielii ATCC 17100 includes:
- the nuoF gene encoding NADH-quinone oxidoreductase subunit NuoF yields MLSDKDRIFKNLYGQHDWGLKGARERGAWDNTKAILEKGQDWIIEEMKASGLRGRGGAGFSTGMKWSFMPKKSDGRPHYLVVNADESEPGTCKDREIIRHDPHLLIEGSLIGAFAMRANVVYIYIRGEFIRERQRLQAAIDQAYEARLIGKDNINGWDCDIYVHHGAGAYICGEETAQLESIEGKKGQPRLKPPFPANAGLWGAPTTVNNVESIAVVPDILRRGAAWFAALGKPNNTGTKLFCISGHVERPCNVEEEMGISFRELVDKHAGGVRGGWDNLLAIIPGGSSVPCVPAHMCNDLGMDFDSLRKVGSGLGTAAVIVMDKSTDIVKAISRLSYFYKHESCGQCTPCREGTGWMWRVMERMVEGRAEHAEIDMLWDVSKQIEGHTICALGDAAAWPVQGLIRHFRHEMEARIDAFHAQHKARVAAE; encoded by the coding sequence ATGCTTTCCGATAAAGACCGCATCTTCAAGAACCTTTACGGACAGCACGACTGGGGCCTGAAGGGCGCGCGCGAGCGTGGCGCTTGGGACAACACGAAGGCGATCCTCGAAAAGGGCCAAGACTGGATCATTGAGGAGATGAAGGCGAGCGGGCTGCGCGGTCGCGGCGGCGCGGGCTTCTCCACCGGCATGAAATGGTCGTTCATGCCCAAGAAGTCCGACGGTCGCCCGCATTACCTCGTGGTGAACGCCGACGAGTCCGAGCCGGGCACCTGCAAAGACCGCGAAATCATCCGCCACGATCCGCACCTTCTCATCGAGGGCTCGCTCATCGGCGCTTTCGCGATGCGGGCGAACGTCGTCTACATTTACATTCGCGGCGAGTTCATCCGCGAGCGCCAACGCCTGCAAGCGGCCATCGATCAAGCCTACGAGGCGCGCCTTATCGGCAAGGATAACATCAACGGCTGGGACTGCGATATCTACGTCCACCACGGCGCGGGCGCCTATATCTGCGGCGAGGAAACGGCGCAGCTCGAAAGCATCGAGGGCAAGAAGGGCCAACCCCGTCTGAAGCCGCCATTCCCGGCCAATGCGGGTCTGTGGGGCGCGCCGACGACGGTCAATAACGTCGAATCGATCGCGGTGGTGCCCGACATTCTGCGGCGCGGCGCAGCGTGGTTCGCGGCGCTCGGCAAGCCGAACAACACTGGCACGAAGCTGTTCTGCATTTCGGGGCACGTCGAGCGGCCCTGCAATGTCGAAGAGGAAATGGGCATCAGCTTCCGCGAACTCGTGGATAAGCATGCGGGCGGCGTGCGCGGCGGCTGGGATAATCTGCTCGCCATCATCCCCGGCGGCTCGTCGGTGCCCTGCGTGCCCGCGCATATGTGCAACGACCTCGGCATGGACTTCGACAGCTTGCGCAAGGTCGGCTCCGGCCTCGGCACGGCTGCGGTGATCGTCATGGACAAGTCCACCGACATCGTGAAGGCCATCTCGCGCCTTTCGTATTTCTACAAGCACGAAAGCTGCGGCCAGTGCACGCCCTGCCGCGAGGGCACGGGCTGGATGTGGCGCGTCATGGAGCGTATGGTCGAAGGCCGCGCGGAACACGCCGAGATCGACATGCTTTGGGATGTCTCGAAGCAGATTGAAGGCCACACCATCTGCGCGCTCGGCGATGCCGCCGCGTGGCCGGTGCAGGGCCTGATCCGGCACTTCCGCCACGAGATGGAAGCGCGGATCGATGCGTTCCATGCGCAGCACAAGGCGCGCGTCGCGGCGGAGTAG
- the nuoE gene encoding NADH-quinone oxidoreductase subunit NuoE: protein MSVRRLDPNQPSDFEFTPENLAWAKEQIKKYPEGRHQAAVLPLLWRAQEQNDRWLPEPAIRYVGDLLGMPYIRVYEVATFYSMFNLSPVGRYHVQVCGTTPCMLRGAEDIKKVCKREIGDEREVTPEGVFSWVEVECLGACVNAPMVQINDDYYEDLTPENFEAVLSGLRRGREVKPGSQIGRQCSAPEGGPTTLLFEDEEKQEPQTERAAEEAQTQAEVQGAVEAASPVQPPEAKSGDVEKVAEERARFERSEGDPDDLTKLADLDPDAQHALNAIGITRYGQVGRLTAEDVEWIETRYPRFKGKTAEWLAAAKALDDTNTPGGVAPDAAGSETEPKDKD, encoded by the coding sequence ATGTCCGTCCGACGCCTCGATCCGAATCAGCCGAGCGACTTCGAATTCACGCCTGAAAATCTCGCGTGGGCGAAGGAGCAGATCAAGAAATACCCCGAAGGCCGCCATCAGGCCGCCGTGCTGCCCCTGTTGTGGCGCGCGCAGGAGCAGAATGATCGATGGCTGCCGGAGCCGGCGATTCGCTATGTCGGCGATCTACTCGGCATGCCCTATATCCGCGTGTATGAGGTCGCGACCTTCTATTCGATGTTCAACCTGTCGCCGGTTGGCCGCTACCATGTGCAGGTGTGCGGCACGACGCCCTGCATGCTTCGCGGCGCGGAAGACATCAAGAAGGTCTGCAAGCGCGAGATCGGCGACGAGCGCGAGGTGACGCCCGAAGGCGTGTTCTCGTGGGTCGAGGTCGAATGCCTCGGTGCGTGCGTGAACGCGCCCATGGTGCAGATCAACGACGATTATTACGAAGACCTGACGCCGGAAAACTTCGAAGCGGTGCTGTCGGGGCTCAGGCGCGGGCGCGAGGTGAAGCCCGGCTCGCAGATCGGGCGACAGTGCTCCGCCCCGGAAGGCGGCCCGACCACGCTTCTTTTCGAGGATGAGGAAAAGCAGGAGCCGCAGACGGAGCGCGCCGCCGAGGAGGCGCAGACGCAGGCGGAGGTTCAGGGCGCGGTCGAAGCTGCATCGCCGGTTCAGCCGCCTGAAGCGAAATCCGGCGATGTGGAGAAGGTTGCGGAAGAGCGCGCGCGCTTCGAGCGGTCGGAAGGCGACCCGGATGATCTTACGAAGCTCGCCGACCTCGATCCCGACGCGCAACACGCGCTGAACGCCATCGGCATCACGCGTTACGGGCAGGTCGGCCGCCTCACGGCAGAGGATGTGGAGTGGATCGAAACGCGCTATCCTCGGTTCAAGGGCAAGACGGCGGAGTGGCTCGCGGCCGCGAAAGCTCTTGACGACACGAACACGCCGGGCGGCGTGGCCCCCGATGCGGCTGGAAGCGAGACCGAGCCGAAGGATAAGGACTGA
- a CDS encoding SDR family oxidoreductase: MQRLTGKICVVTGAARGIGRAIAEAFHAEGAVVIATDKDEVAGVATASEIGCAFHRLDVSAEDDWAALAVLVPVADVVVNNAGITGFEEGAAAHDPEHATLDAWHSVHRVNLDGTFLGCRYAIGAMKARRAGSIINISSRSGLVGIPLAAAYASSKAAIRNHTKTVALYCAQQGWKIRCNSIHPAAILTRMWEPMLGQGADREARMQALVADTPLKRFGRPEEVAAIAVLLASDEATYITGAELSIDGGLLAGSAASPG; the protein is encoded by the coding sequence ATGCAGAGACTTACTGGCAAGATTTGCGTCGTCACCGGCGCAGCGCGCGGTATTGGCCGCGCCATAGCTGAAGCATTTCACGCGGAGGGTGCGGTCGTTATCGCGACCGACAAGGACGAGGTTGCGGGCGTCGCCACGGCGTCCGAAATAGGCTGCGCATTCCACCGGCTCGACGTAAGCGCCGAGGACGATTGGGCGGCGCTGGCGGTACTCGTCCCGGTGGCCGATGTCGTCGTCAACAACGCCGGTATAACCGGGTTCGAGGAAGGCGCCGCCGCCCATGACCCCGAACATGCGACGCTCGATGCGTGGCATTCCGTCCACCGCGTGAACCTCGACGGCACTTTCCTCGGGTGCCGGTACGCCATCGGCGCGATGAAGGCGCGGCGAGCGGGCTCCATTATCAATATCTCCTCACGCTCCGGCCTTGTCGGCATACCGCTGGCCGCCGCCTACGCGTCATCAAAAGCCGCCATTCGCAACCACACGAAAACCGTCGCGCTTTACTGCGCCCAACAGGGGTGGAAGATCCGCTGCAACTCCATTCATCCGGCGGCCATTCTGACCCGGATGTGGGAGCCGATGCTTGGCCAGGGTGCGGACCGCGAGGCGCGCATGCAGGCGCTCGTTGCGGACACACCGCTGAAGCGCTTCGGACGGCCTGAGGAGGTGGCAGCCATCGCCGTGCTCCTCGCATCCGACGAGGCGACCTACATCACAGGCGCGGAATTGAGCATCGACGGCGGATTGCTGGCCGGGTCGGCGGCGTCCCCGGGGTGA